Below is a window of Streptomyces sp. NBC_00289 DNA.
CCCGACCACCGACCCCGCCGCCGCTCAGCACATGGCCCAGGCCGCTCAGGCCGCCGCCGCCGCTGAGGCCGCGCGCCAGGCCGCCGAAGCGCTCCGGGCCCAGCAGCAGGGAGGCCAGAAGTGAGCCTTCGCCGCGAGACCAAGCGCGAGGACGACGCCCGCACCGGTGCCCTGCTGGACGCCGTGGACAAGGCGTTCGACTACGACGGCCTGGCCCAGTACGACGACCCGGACTTCGAGGACGTCGTCCTGTTCGGCATCGCGGGTGACCCCGCTCAGCAGTACCCGCCCGCCGGCCACAACTACCCGAAGAGGGGCTGACCCATGGCGAACACCCGCCGACTGGACCGCGAGATCGCCCTGGCTGCTCGCAAGCTCGAAGCCGCGAAGCAGGGCGAGATGTGGCCGCTCACCGGCTCGGAGAGGCGTCGGGTCCTGACGGCTCTGGCCGGTGGCTCGTACAAGGTCGCCAGGGGCAAGAGCCCTGGCCGCGCCGAACGGAAGCTGGACGCCGTGACGAGCGAGATCCAGAGCCGTCTGAGTGCGGAACTCACCGCCCTCCAGACCGCGAAGCAGCAGATCATCACCCAGGCCGCCACCGCCAAGGCCGCGAAGAAGACCGAATCGAAGTGGTGGTGATGGCGAGCGCGAAGGCTCTGAACCCGCCGAAGGGTCAGTGCCGCCAGTGCTGGCTTCACGCCTACGACAGCCGGGCCCAGCACAAGCACCTCGCCCCGCGCGAGGACTGCCCGGCCTGCGTGTCCCACATGGGCGGCAAGTGCCCCGACTCGATGATCGTGAGGTGACCCGATGAGGACCCTGATCGCCCTCCCCGTGTTCTACGTCGTCTCCCGGGCCCCGCAGCTCGGTGGG
It encodes the following:
- a CDS encoding pRL2-8, producing the protein MASAKALNPPKGQCRQCWLHAYDSRAQHKHLAPREDCPACVSHMGGKCPDSMIVR